In one window of Romboutsia hominis DNA:
- a CDS encoding flagellar biosynthesis protein FliZ: protein MLQYIINLLIFVPLILILIVVSLRLSKASMSTIAGKKYTKVLEVTNLKKDIDLFVLKIGDEGCVLVSSPSKVDKIKDLTKEEINSIEKIKDDSEINLGQFTPRYKKFNFFGNKSKYKSLKVNKSDYNNLNLSKYKIDKLNLKRNKYGRFR from the coding sequence ATGTTGCAATATATAATAAATTTATTGATATTTGTACCACTAATTTTAATCTTAATAGTAGTTTCTTTAAGATTAAGTAAAGCAAGTATGTCAACTATTGCAGGCAAAAAATATACTAAAGTTTTAGAAGTTACAAATTTAAAAAAAGACATAGATTTATTTGTTTTAAAGATAGGTGATGAGGGATGTGTATTAGTATCATCACCTTCTAAAGTAGATAAAATTAAGGATTTAACTAAAGAAGAAATAAATTCAATAGAAAAAATAAAAGATGATTCTGAAATAAACTTAGGGCAGTTTACTCCAAGATATAAGAAATTTAATTTTTTTGGAAATAAATCAAAATATAAAAGCCTTAAAGTAAATAAATCAGATTATAATAATTTAAATCTTAGTAAATACAAGATAGATAAATTAAACTTAAAGAGGAATAAATATGGAAGATTTCGCTAG
- a CDS encoding fused FliR family export protein/FlhB family type III secretion system protein, with translation MIFIFIRIITFFAIINVIFPAGTPNIFKVVFSLFMSTIIAFSVHVNVHITTVLQLINYSVVEIVTGLVLGFITSLCFNSLKIVGSLIDQQLGLSMINIYDPNSKNQSTLIENIMYWIGILVFFTMNGHHSLIEGIQHSFEIIPVGKSILIGNFNYVINVFIEYFAIGFKIAVPIVLCLIITEIIMGLISRSVPQFNVMVIGMPIKLLVGIAVFIIGMPFILKEIHNLFNQLPSILDGTLKVKHGVLSSIGPVGMILSSSGDKTEEPTSKKKKDARKKGNVAKSKEVTTAITLIAILFIIGTMSNYMISDFKNNIIHYLSNNFKFNMDYNILHTLTVNLIISFMKLFLPIGLIIIVFSVIGNVMQTGFMFNFESIKPKFSKLNPINGFKNMFSMKSVGMLIKSIVVIAVLFEIGYSFMKKNFELIMNSGDIHLPYLIYTIVNIIKDLLINIVLAVVIIAVIDFVYQKYSYRKSLKMTKQEVKEEFKQVEGDPHIKGKIKQRQREMASKRMMQAVPSATVIVTNPTHISIAIRYERGKDTTPIVVAKGADVVAFKIREIAKEHDIPILENKPLARLIYKEVEIDQEIPEEMYQAVAEVLVAVYKIKNKYK, from the coding sequence TTGATATTTATATTTATTAGAATAATAACCTTTTTTGCTATCATAAATGTAATATTTCCTGCAGGAACACCAAATATATTTAAAGTAGTATTTTCATTATTTATGTCTACAATAATAGCTTTTTCGGTACATGTAAATGTACACATTACTACAGTTTTACAATTAATAAATTACAGTGTAGTTGAAATAGTAACAGGATTAGTATTAGGATTTATAACAAGTTTGTGTTTTAATAGCTTAAAAATTGTAGGTAGCTTAATAGATCAACAGTTAGGATTATCTATGATAAACATATATGATCCTAACAGTAAAAATCAATCAACACTTATAGAAAATATAATGTATTGGATAGGTATTTTGGTATTTTTTACTATGAACGGACACCATAGTTTAATAGAAGGAATACAACATAGCTTCGAGATAATACCTGTAGGAAAATCTATACTAATTGGAAATTTCAATTACGTAATAAATGTATTTATTGAATATTTTGCAATTGGTTTTAAAATAGCAGTTCCTATTGTACTTTGCTTAATAATAACTGAGATAATAATGGGATTAATATCAAGAAGTGTTCCACAATTTAATGTAATGGTTATAGGAATGCCAATTAAACTTTTAGTAGGAATAGCAGTTTTTATTATAGGAATGCCATTTATACTAAAAGAAATTCATAACTTATTTAATCAATTACCATCTATACTAGATGGAACTTTAAAAGTAAAGCATGGAGTGTTAAGCTCTATTGGACCTGTAGGTATGATTTTATCTTCTAGTGGTGATAAAACAGAAGAACCTACATCAAAGAAAAAGAAAGACGCTAGAAAAAAGGGTAATGTAGCTAAAAGTAAAGAAGTAACAACTGCAATAACCCTAATAGCCATATTATTTATAATTGGTACAATGTCAAATTATATGATATCAGATTTTAAAAATAATATAATACATTATTTAAGTAATAATTTTAAATTTAATATGGATTATAACATATTGCACACTTTGACAGTAAATTTAATAATTTCATTTATGAAGTTATTTTTACCAATAGGATTGATAATAATTGTATTTTCTGTAATAGGAAATGTTATGCAAACAGGGTTTATGTTTAACTTTGAGAGCATTAAGCCAAAATTTTCAAAACTTAATCCAATAAATGGATTTAAAAATATGTTTTCTATGAAATCTGTAGGAATGTTGATTAAAAGTATAGTTGTAATAGCTGTACTTTTTGAAATAGGATACAGTTTTATGAAAAAAAATTTCGAATTAATAATGAACAGTGGAGACATACATCTTCCATACCTTATATACACTATAGTAAATATAATAAAAGATTTACTAATAAATATAGTTTTAGCAGTAGTAATAATAGCAGTAATTGATTTTGTATATCAAAAGTATAGTTACAGAAAAAGTCTAAAAATGACTAAACAGGAAGTAAAAGAGGAATTTAAGCAAGTTGAAGGAGATCCTCATATAAAAGGAAAGATAAAACAAAGACAAAGAGAAATGGCTAGTAAGAGAATGATGCAAGCTGTTCCATCAGCTACCGTAATAGTAACAAATCCAACACACATATCTATAGCAATAAGGTATGAAAGAGGAAAAGATACAACTCCTATAGTTGTTGCAAAAGGAGCTGATGTAGTAGCATTTAAAATAAGAGAAATAGCCAAGGAACATGATATACCTATTTTAGAAAATAAACCTCTAGCAAGACTTATATATAAAGAGGTAGAAATAGATCAAGAAATACCAGAAGAAATGTATCAAGCAGTAGCAGAAGTATTAGTGGCTGTTTAT
- the fliP gene encoding flagellar type III secretion system pore protein FliP (The bacterial flagellar biogenesis protein FliP forms a type III secretion system (T3SS)-type pore required for flagellar assembly.), which translates to MEDFASMMLKNQQHLAPLIKLFIVLTFLMFLPTVIFMMTSFVRIIITLSFLKSALGAQQSIPNQILIGIAMALTIFIMAPTISDINKTAIKPYMEKKVEFKEAIEKAEVPVRKFLLKQTREKDIKLFLEMSNMDGKKVTRDDIPLYILVPAFAISELKTAFQIGFLIYLPFLLIDLVVSSTLMSMGMFMLPPVMISLPFKLLLFIMVDGWNLLIKSLLLSFK; encoded by the coding sequence ATGGAAGATTTCGCTAGTATGATGTTAAAAAATCAGCAACATTTAGCTCCTTTAATAAAATTATTTATAGTTTTAACATTTTTAATGTTTTTGCCAACTGTAATATTTATGATGACAAGCTTTGTTAGAATAATTATTACACTCTCATTTTTAAAATCAGCATTAGGAGCACAGCAATCTATACCTAATCAGATTTTAATTGGTATAGCCATGGCACTTACCATATTTATAATGGCACCTACTATAAGTGATATAAATAAAACTGCAATAAAACCTTATATGGAAAAAAAGGTTGAATTTAAAGAAGCTATAGAAAAAGCTGAAGTACCTGTAAGAAAATTTTTATTAAAGCAGACAAGAGAAAAAGATATAAAATTATTTTTAGAAATGTCTAATATGGATGGAAAAAAAGTCACAAGAGATGATATTCCATTATATATATTAGTCCCGGCATTTGCTATAAGTGAATTAAAAACAGCTTTTCAAATAGGATTTTTAATATATTTACCATTTTTATTAATAGATTTAGTGGTATCAAGCACACTTATGTCTATGGGGATGTTTATGCTCCCTCCGGTTATGATTTCATTACCTTTTAAATTACTATTATTTATTATGGTAGATGGATGGAATTTATTAATAAAATCTTTACTTTTAAGCTTTAAATAA
- the fliI gene encoding flagellar protein export ATPase FliI has protein sequence MIDIDFERILSRIKDMPTVISEGKVKKVIGLTIEVEGIKGFVGELCSVYNNLNTPINCEVVGFRDGDVILMPLGELTGIGPGCKVIAQGVPLSVKCSDELLGKVLDGIGNPIDENMILQGERYSLFNEPPDPMRRPRITNIMPTGIRAIDGFLTCGEGQRIGIFAGSGVGKSTTLGMMARTAEADVNVIALIGERGREVLDFIERDLGEEGMKKSVVVCATSDKSPLVRLKGALTATSIAEYFRDKGKKVILMMDSVTRFAMAQREVGLAIGEPPAQKGYTPSVFAMLPKLMERTGMSEKGSITAFYTVLVDGDDFNEPIADTVRGILDGHIVLSRQLAHKNHYPAIDILNSVSRLMKEIADDNHNKAASFARDILATYKEAEDLINIGAYEEGSNKNIDMSIKYIDRVNDYLKQGVNDSTPFNESKELLINMFN, from the coding sequence ATGATAGACATAGATTTTGAAAGAATACTTAGTAGGATAAAGGATATGCCTACTGTTATATCTGAAGGAAAAGTAAAAAAAGTTATAGGTCTTACAATAGAAGTCGAAGGTATAAAAGGATTTGTAGGTGAGTTATGCTCTGTATACAATAATTTAAATACCCCTATAAATTGTGAAGTTGTAGGTTTTAGAGATGGAGATGTAATACTTATGCCTCTTGGTGAGTTAACAGGAATTGGACCTGGTTGCAAAGTAATTGCACAAGGAGTACCACTTAGTGTTAAATGTAGTGATGAACTTTTAGGAAAAGTACTTGATGGCATAGGGAATCCAATAGATGAAAATATGATTTTACAAGGTGAGAGATATAGTTTATTTAATGAACCACCAGATCCAATGAGAAGACCTCGAATAACAAATATAATGCCAACAGGAATAAGAGCAATAGATGGATTTTTAACTTGTGGAGAAGGACAGAGAATAGGAATATTTGCAGGTAGTGGAGTTGGTAAAAGTACAACTTTAGGAATGATGGCAAGAACGGCAGAAGCAGATGTAAATGTTATAGCCCTTATTGGAGAAAGAGGAAGGGAAGTTTTAGACTTCATTGAGAGAGATTTAGGTGAAGAAGGCATGAAGAAGTCGGTAGTTGTTTGTGCTACATCAGATAAATCACCTTTAGTAAGATTAAAGGGAGCACTAACAGCTACATCTATTGCCGAGTACTTTAGAGATAAAGGTAAAAAAGTAATATTAATGATGGATTCTGTAACAAGATTTGCTATGGCTCAAAGAGAAGTTGGATTAGCTATAGGAGAACCGCCAGCACAAAAAGGATATACTCCTTCCGTATTTGCTATGTTACCAAAGCTTATGGAAAGGACAGGAATGTCTGAAAAAGGATCTATAACAGCTTTTTATACTGTTTTAGTTGATGGAGACGATTTTAATGAACCAATAGCAGATACTGTAAGAGGAATACTAGATGGACACATTGTTTTATCTAGGCAATTAGCACATAAAAATCATTATCCAGCTATAGATATATTAAACAGTGTAAGTAGACTTATGAAAGAAATTGCAGATGATAATCATAATAAAGCTGCATCATTTGCTAGAGATATACTTGCTACTTATAAAGAAGCTGAAGATTTAATAAATATTGGAGCTTATGAAGAAGGTTCAAATAAAAATATAGATATGTCTATTAAATATATAGACAGAGTAAATGATTATTTAAAACAAGGTGTTAATGATAGTACACCATTTAATGAAAGCAAAGAGTTATTAATTAATATGTTCAACTAA
- the fliJ gene encoding flagellar export protein FliJ produces the protein MSKFKFKLQKLLDIKVKDEEESKLRYTQAQNQKRIIENNLRNLENSYKKYSDIGMSKDIISQKITINYLAALTQSIKLTSEDLRKEEINVSKAKKDFIEKQIDRKSLETLKENELNRLKKEEDRLEQLKNDEFALYAYIRNRTNIS, from the coding sequence GTGAGTAAGTTCAAATTCAAACTTCAAAAACTGCTAGATATAAAAGTAAAAGATGAGGAAGAAAGTAAATTAAGATATACACAAGCTCAAAATCAAAAAAGAATAATAGAGAATAATTTAAGGAATTTAGAAAATTCTTATAAAAAATACTCAGATATAGGAATGTCTAAAGATATAATTAGTCAAAAAATTACTATTAATTATTTAGCAGCACTTACTCAATCTATAAAATTAACTAGTGAAGATTTGAGAAAAGAAGAAATTAATGTTTCTAAAGCAAAAAAAGATTTTATAGAAAAACAAATAGATAGGAAATCTTTAGAAACCCTTAAAGAAAACGAACTTAATAGATTAAAAAAAGAAGAAGATAGATTAGAACAATTAAAAAATGACGAATTTGCATTATATGCATATATAAGAAATAGAACAAATATATCATAA
- a CDS encoding OmpA family protein, with amino-acid sequence MARKKKKGDDVNTNAWMDTYADTITLLLTFFILLYSMSAVDTQKLNELTAALKNSLQGSTKVTDLKNIDQLKVAIEKDRDKLASKYEDLSKKLNKIIDEKGLKDDIKVREEDRGIVLQLGENILFDPGKANLKEDRKKVLDGITSIIKSTDNDVLVEGHTDDVPMHNKEFASNWELSTARAVGVVEYFVDEQKLDPIRFSAKGYGEFKPLVKNDTPEHRATNRRVDILIVEQKEK; translated from the coding sequence ATGGCGCGTAAAAAAAAGAAAGGCGATGATGTCAATACAAATGCGTGGATGGACACATATGCCGATACAATAACTTTACTTCTTACATTTTTTATATTGCTATATTCAATGTCTGCAGTAGATACTCAAAAACTTAATGAGTTAACTGCTGCATTAAAAAATTCACTTCAAGGAAGTACAAAAGTAACTGATTTAAAAAATATAGACCAGCTAAAGGTAGCTATAGAAAAAGATAGAGATAAATTAGCATCAAAATACGAAGATTTATCTAAAAAATTAAATAAAATAATAGATGAAAAAGGTCTTAAAGATGACATAAAAGTTAGAGAAGAAGATAGGGGTATAGTATTACAATTAGGAGAAAATATATTATTTGACCCAGGAAAAGCAAATTTAAAAGAAGATAGAAAAAAAGTGTTAGATGGAATAACGAGTATAATAAAAAGCACTGATAATGACGTTTTAGTTGAAGGTCATACAGATGATGTTCCTATGCATAATAAAGAGTTTGCTTCTAACTGGGAACTATCAACTGCAAGAGCTGTAGGTGTAGTTGAATATTTCGTAGATGAGCAAAAACTAGATCCTATTAGATTCTCTGCAAAAGGATATGGAGAATTTAAACCATTAGTTAAAAATGATACACCAGAACACAGGGCAACAAATAGGAGGGTAGATATTTTAATTGTTGAGCAAAAGGAGAAGTGA
- a CDS encoding flagellar hook-length control protein FliK, with translation MNLNMSIKAMTNAKENTLKKTEGSKDIVNCFFGEIESKLEDMSLNFNTDESNKKDIDFNLLQNIIFNLKYIYNFVNDELKEGKDVEGLNESINNIQVIFDSMNIDKNNLEININNKEGLETLENTLGEIEFKSNLLSNNDKDKLNDLLEKINNDTENIIKKFDINENKSSNNIKSKPTSNSNELLNNDFEDTKNYKKNDLIKETKYRELEINSLINKKNLNQSSSLDNNDLQISKLEDILNKGSIGNLNTNNILKNENTYNLNDSSVKEIRKIFINEDIIKTVNYLKRSGNEEIKIKVNPIELGEMTIKLIKHGEENSLSITVSKNNIFDLVNKNINDITKHLNDMNIKVKDVSININSENQNVFSDNLNQNFNNKNSQQERQKNNQRRIRDIMLEDINEISNIEEDNLNILV, from the coding sequence ATGAATTTAAATATGTCTATAAAAGCAATGACTAATGCAAAAGAAAATACTTTAAAAAAAACAGAGGGAAGTAAAGATATAGTCAATTGTTTTTTTGGCGAAATAGAATCAAAGCTTGAAGATATGAGTTTAAATTTCAATACAGATGAATCTAATAAAAAAGACATTGATTTTAATCTCCTTCAAAATATAATATTTAACCTTAAATACATATATAATTTCGTAAATGATGAGTTAAAAGAAGGTAAAGATGTAGAAGGGTTAAATGAAAGTATCAATAATATACAAGTTATTTTTGATTCTATGAATATAGATAAAAATAATTTAGAAATAAATATAAATAATAAAGAAGGATTAGAAACTTTAGAAAATACTTTAGGTGAAATTGAATTTAAGTCTAATTTATTAAGTAACAATGATAAAGATAAATTAAATGATTTATTAGAGAAAATAAATAATGATACAGAAAATATAATAAAAAAATTTGATATAAACGAAAACAAAAGTAGTAATAATATCAAATCAAAACCAACTTCAAATAGCAATGAATTATTAAATAATGATTTTGAAGATACTAAAAATTATAAAAAAAATGACTTAATAAAGGAAACTAAGTATAGAGAATTAGAAATTAATTCATTAATAAATAAAAAAAACTTAAATCAAAGTAGTAGTTTAGATAACAATGATCTACAAATAAGTAAGTTAGAAGACATCCTTAATAAAGGAAGCATAGGAAATCTAAATACAAATAATATTTTAAAAAATGAAAATACATATAATTTAAATGATAGCTCAGTTAAAGAGATTAGAAAAATATTTATAAATGAAGATATTATAAAAACAGTAAACTACTTAAAAAGAAGTGGTAATGAAGAAATAAAAATTAAAGTTAATCCAATAGAATTAGGAGAGATGACTATAAAACTTATAAAGCATGGAGAAGAAAATAGTTTATCTATAACTGTTAGTAAAAATAATATATTTGACTTGGTAAATAAAAATATAAATGATATAACTAAACATTTGAATGATATGAACATAAAAGTAAAAGATGTATCAATAAATATAAATTCAGAAAACCAAAATGTATTTTCAGACAATCTAAACCAAAATTTTAATAATAAAAATAGCCAGCAAGAAAGACAGAAAAATAACCAAAGACGTATAAGAGATATTATGTTAGAAGATATAAATGAAATCTCTAATATAGAAGAAGATAATCTAAATATATTAGTATAG
- a CDS encoding flagellar hook-basal body complex protein, translated as MLRSMYSGISGMKANQTKMDVVGNNVANVGTSAFKKESARFSDALNQTFLYASAPGGVIGGVNPGQVGIGTKVSGIFKNMIQGPIQPTGRPTDLAMDGDGFFTVQTGVNQYAYTRDGSFSLDLNGNLVTADGYKVLGEDGNPIEIPKAVDANGNPAPDGAKNVKKVLSFNIDKEGKISYLLEDGTKMPLVDKNGNIVKGTQQKLKIAVFQNPEGLKLLGGNLYSESANSGQPLKTAVHGQINQGAIEMSNVDLSEEFTEMIVTTRAFQASSKVITTSDELLQEIINLKR; from the coding sequence ATGTTAAGATCAATGTACTCAGGAATAAGCGGTATGAAAGCAAACCAAACTAAGATGGATGTTGTTGGTAATAATGTCGCGAATGTTGGAACAAGTGCATTTAAAAAAGAATCTGCAAGATTTTCTGATGCTTTAAACCAAACATTTTTATATGCAAGTGCTCCAGGTGGAGTAATTGGTGGAGTAAACCCTGGACAAGTTGGTATAGGTACTAAAGTTAGTGGTATCTTTAAAAATATGATACAGGGACCAATACAACCAACAGGAAGACCAACAGATTTAGCTATGGATGGAGATGGTTTTTTTACAGTTCAAACAGGAGTTAATCAATATGCATATACAAGAGATGGATCATTTAGTCTAGATTTAAATGGTAATTTAGTAACAGCTGATGGTTATAAAGTATTAGGAGAGGATGGAAATCCTATAGAAATACCAAAGGCAGTAGATGCAAATGGAAATCCAGCACCAGATGGAGCTAAGAATGTTAAAAAGGTATTATCTTTTAATATAGATAAGGAAGGTAAAATATCTTATTTATTAGAGGATGGTACAAAAATGCCATTAGTTGATAAAAATGGAAATATAGTTAAAGGAACACAGCAAAAACTTAAAATAGCAGTTTTTCAAAATCCAGAAGGATTAAAGTTATTAGGTGGAAATCTTTATTCAGAATCTGCAAACTCAGGACAACCGTTAAAGACAGCTGTTCATGGTCAAATTAACCAAGGAGCCATAGAAATGTCTAACGTAGATTTATCAGAAGAATTTACAGAAATGATAGTTACAACAAGAGCATTCCAAGCTTCTAGTAAAGTTATAACAACTAGTGATGAATTATTACAAGAGATAATAAACCTTAAGAGATAA
- a CDS encoding motility protein A — protein MKKLDILTPIGLVLAFALVMFGISMGGTGIKPFIDMPSLAITLGGSFSAVLVTFSVADIKKIPKYFKLCTTSNNLYKMDLVDQFKEISKKIRKDGVLAIEEEVSQIEDEFLKKGLELVIDGVDTESIKEILETEIAEKEVLYSGGSKMFKVWGSYAPAFGMVGTLIGLIQMLTDMGSPEVIASGMSKALITTFYGALFSNAVLNPIGFNIEGKGEKEVVFMEMMICGISSIQNGESTRVIEEKLIAFLDEKERAKYYKREGNEKVADLDGA, from the coding sequence ATGAAAAAGCTTGATATTTTAACACCAATAGGACTAGTGCTAGCTTTTGCTCTTGTAATGTTTGGAATATCTATGGGTGGGACTGGAATCAAACCATTTATAGATATGCCTTCTTTAGCAATAACATTAGGAGGATCATTTTCTGCAGTATTAGTAACATTTTCGGTTGCTGATATAAAAAAGATTCCTAAGTACTTTAAGTTATGTACAACATCAAACAATTTATACAAGATGGATTTAGTAGACCAGTTTAAAGAAATTTCTAAAAAGATAAGAAAAGATGGAGTACTAGCTATAGAAGAGGAAGTTTCGCAGATAGAAGATGAATTTTTAAAAAAAGGATTAGAATTAGTAATAGACGGTGTGGACACTGAAAGTATAAAAGAAATATTAGAAACAGAAATAGCAGAAAAAGAAGTACTTTATTCGGGTGGATCTAAAATGTTTAAAGTATGGGGATCTTATGCACCAGCATTTGGTATGGTTGGGACACTAATAGGTCTAATACAAATGCTTACAGACATGGGTTCTCCTGAAGTAATAGCAAGTGGTATGTCAAAAGCATTAATAACTACTTTTTACGGTGCATTATTCTCAAATGCAGTATTAAACCCTATAGGATTTAATATAGAGGGAAAAGGTGAAAAAGAAGTTGTATTTATGGAAATGATGATTTGTGGAATTAGCAGTATACAAAATGGAGAAAGTACAAGAGTAATAGAAGAAAAATTAATAGCATTCTTAGATGAAAAAGAAAGAGCAAAATATTATAAAAGAGAAGGAAATGAAAAGGTAGCAGATTTAGATGGCGCGTAA
- the fliQ gene encoding flagellar biosynthesis protein FliQ, with translation MNETMVMSIVKEALYTSMLVGGPILILSLVVGLLVSVFQATTQIQEQTLTFVPKLIVIALTLALGGNWMLQELIKFTTKIMSIIANIKG, from the coding sequence ATGAATGAAACTATGGTAATGAGTATAGTAAAAGAAGCATTATATACAAGTATGTTGGTGGGAGGCCCAATTCTTATACTATCTTTAGTTGTTGGACTACTAGTAAGTGTATTTCAAGCAACTACTCAGATTCAAGAACAAACATTAACTTTTGTACCTAAGTTGATAGTTATAGCATTAACATTAGCTTTAGGTGGAAATTGGATGTTGCAGGAACTTATAAAATTTACAACAAAAATAATGAGTATAATAGCTAATATAAAAGGATAA
- a CDS encoding flagellar hook assembly protein FlgD, which produces MSGLVSMNKPDIIGSQKVPKNQKSQKTENNTPIIMPGEENNKELFLKMLVAQMQNQDPFNPQDPTQYVTQLSQFTMLEQTMTLNHNMKQMMGMTSGLLTNSALNSATSLIGKEVEMNATKLDESSNNTKSENKTIKGMVEGVHIKDGTVYMDVKDKDTGEVASIEYAALMKINEKN; this is translated from the coding sequence ATGAGTGGATTAGTAAGTATGAATAAACCAGATATAATAGGAAGTCAAAAAGTACCTAAAAATCAAAAAAGTCAAAAAACAGAAAATAACACTCCTATAATAATGCCGGGGGAAGAAAATAACAAAGAATTATTTTTAAAAATGCTAGTTGCTCAAATGCAAAATCAAGATCCTTTTAATCCTCAAGATCCCACTCAATATGTAACACAATTATCTCAATTTACTATGCTAGAACAGACAATGACTCTTAATCATAATATGAAACAAATGATGGGAATGACTAGTGGGTTATTAACTAATTCAGCATTAAATTCTGCGACATCTTTAATAGGTAAGGAAGTCGAAATGAATGCCACAAAATTAGATGAAAGTTCAAATAACACAAAGTCAGAAAATAAAACTATAAAAGGTATGGTAGAAGGTGTTCATATAAAAGATGGGACTGTATATATGGACGTAAAAGATAAAGATACAGGCGAAGTTGCATCTATTGAATATGCAGCTTTAATGAAAATAAATGAAAAAAATTAG